The Mucilaginibacter rubeus genomic interval TAATAATAACGGAGATGATAAAACAGTGCAGTTTTTCTTTGAGAATGAAGGGTTAAGCTCTTTTGATAGTTTTATAAATAATGTGCCAAGCACATTCACCATCGAAACTATCGAACCTTCGGTTATTTATCTGCTGCCTAAGCAACACGTTCTTCGTTTAATGGACGAGTTGAGCCATGAGCCCGACTTCGCCCAAATGATATTGCAAATGACAGCCCGACGGCAGATGCACTACATTAATGAGTTTGTTTCTATTATTCGCGATACTCCTGAGCAGCGTTATCAACTACTTTTGAGCGAGCGGCCGCACATTGTTCAGCGGGTACCCCAGCATTATATTGCCTCATATCTTGGAGTAAGCAAAGTGCATTTGAGTCGTATAAAAAGTAAGCTTGCAAAAGGTAAACCGCATTTCTGAACTTGATAACATATGTTATCGTTCTGGCGCTGTAGGCCGGGCTAATTTTGTGTTATTAAAAAAAATAGCATGAAAGCAGCAGTAATGTATCAACAGGGAGGGTTACCTCAATATACAGATTTCCCGGAACCGGCGGTTCAAAA includes:
- a CDS encoding Crp/Fnr family transcriptional regulator encodes the protein MFFHFKDRFPKLNAYWDKYLPFQKRVEAPAKTVLLEEGKISQHYIFIEKGCVRTFFNNNGDDKTVQFFFENEGLSSFDSFINNVPSTFTIETIEPSVIYLLPKQHVLRLMDELSHEPDFAQMILQMTARRQMHYINEFVSIIRDTPEQRYQLLLSERPHIVQRVPQHYIASYLGVSKVHLSRIKSKLAKGKPHF